From the genome of Thermogutta terrifontis, one region includes:
- a CDS encoding amidohydrolase — MNGYRSSAAGTLIASLSIAWVFACPFALGEGQPDWIFHNAKIVTVDEHFRIMEAMAVSGDRIVAVGPNEEIMKLAGPSTQVVDLQGRMVLPGLIDSHSHPPSAAVYEFDHEVPSMESIADVLAYIRARAAVLPKGEWIVIQQVFVTRLKERRFPTRKELDEAAPEHPVMFRTGPDAALNSLALKLGGIDRNFQITDGQPGFVEKDPVTGEPTGILRSCTRLVKVTSSAKSPSEEESREALRKLLRAYNEVGLTSIVDRSGNDRTIARYKALLDQKQLTCRIFITYYVDAQAPIEKIEAAIDRAVAHPLHQYNPWIWVRGLKFFLDGGMLTGSAYMREPWGVSQIYGITDPDYRGVLFVEPEKLYQIVKLALAKGLQPTAHAVGDGAVLALAEAYARVNRDFPVRELRPCISHANFMSPEAIALMAQCGIVADLQPAWLYHDGATLVAHFGLQRLRYFQPYRTLAQQGVIVGGGSDHMQKIGRRRSINIYDPWLGMWTVLTRRPRGSDAPLHPEEIITREEAIKLYTINNAYLTFEEKLKGSLEPGKYADFIIIDRDILTCPVDAIADTEVLETWVGGRKVFP; from the coding sequence ATGAATGGGTATCGCTCGTCTGCCGCGGGAACACTTATCGCGAGTTTGTCCATCGCGTGGGTCTTCGCATGTCCATTCGCTTTGGGCGAGGGACAGCCGGACTGGATCTTCCACAACGCGAAAATTGTCACTGTGGATGAGCATTTCCGGATCATGGAGGCGATGGCAGTCAGCGGCGACCGGATAGTGGCGGTCGGGCCCAACGAGGAAATCATGAAGCTCGCAGGTCCGAGCACCCAAGTCGTTGATCTCCAAGGCCGGATGGTTCTGCCCGGCCTCATCGATTCTCACTCCCATCCACCTTCCGCCGCGGTGTACGAGTTCGATCACGAAGTACCCTCCATGGAGAGTATCGCGGACGTACTCGCCTATATTCGTGCTCGCGCTGCCGTGTTGCCCAAGGGAGAATGGATCGTTATCCAGCAGGTTTTTGTGACACGTTTGAAAGAGCGGCGATTTCCCACACGCAAGGAACTGGATGAAGCAGCGCCGGAGCACCCAGTGATGTTCCGAACCGGCCCGGATGCAGCGCTGAATTCTCTGGCGTTGAAACTCGGCGGAATTGATCGAAATTTTCAGATCACTGACGGTCAGCCGGGATTTGTCGAAAAAGACCCTGTGACTGGTGAGCCTACCGGGATCCTGCGGAGCTGCACCCGACTGGTCAAGGTCACATCGTCCGCCAAATCCCCCAGTGAGGAAGAATCACGCGAGGCGCTCCGTAAGTTACTCCGGGCGTACAACGAGGTAGGCCTGACCAGTATCGTGGACCGGAGCGGGAATGACCGCACTATTGCGCGTTACAAGGCACTCCTGGATCAAAAACAGTTGACCTGCCGCATCTTCATCACCTACTATGTCGATGCGCAAGCCCCGATCGAGAAAATCGAAGCCGCCATCGATCGGGCGGTGGCTCATCCGCTTCATCAGTATAATCCGTGGATCTGGGTCCGCGGTCTGAAGTTCTTCCTTGATGGGGGAATGCTCACCGGAAGTGCCTACATGCGGGAGCCGTGGGGAGTAAGTCAGATTTATGGGATCACCGACCCTGACTATCGCGGCGTTTTATTCGTGGAACCAGAAAAACTTTACCAAATCGTGAAGCTGGCACTTGCCAAAGGACTCCAGCCAACCGCTCATGCCGTTGGGGATGGCGCCGTGCTCGCCCTTGCCGAGGCCTATGCGCGGGTGAACCGCGACTTTCCCGTGCGCGAGCTGCGACCCTGCATATCCCACGCGAATTTCATGAGCCCCGAGGCCATCGCCCTGATGGCCCAGTGTGGAATTGTCGCGGATCTGCAACCCGCTTGGTTGTACCATGATGGGGCGACCCTTGTTGCACATTTCGGCCTCCAACGCCTCAGGTATTTCCAACCTTACCGGACTCTTGCCCAGCAGGGTGTGATCGTGGGTGGCGGTTCAGATCATATGCAGAAGATCGGACGGCGTCGCTCGATCAACATTTATGATCCCTGGCTCGGCATGTGGACGGTGCTCACGCGCCGGCCTCGGGGGAGTGATGCGCCATTGCATCCCGAAGAGATCATCACGCGTGAGGAAGCAATTAAACTGTATACCATCAACAACGCTTATCTGACTTTCGAAGAGAAGTTAAAAGGCAGCCTGGAACCAGGGAAGTATGCAGACTTCATCATCATTGACCGCGATATCCTGACCTGTCCGGTCGACGCTATCGCTGACACTGAGGTTCTGGAAACCTGGGTGGGTGGCCGTAAAGTCTTTCCATGA